The Campylobacter concisus sequence AGTGCAAGGGCTAAAAATTTAAACTCACTTGCTTCAAATTCTTTGCAAAATTTAAACAGCTCGGCAAACTCAGCCTCATTTAAATTTACGCTCCAGATCGCTCCAGCATCATTAAATTCTCTTTCAAACTCGCTTAAATTTTTAGTGGCAAAATAGTGCTCAAAGCGGCTCATCAGTGAAAATGGCGTAAAAAATTTGATCTCATATTTTATCTCAAATTTCATCACGCCACCATCTTTTATGGCCTCATTTATCACCTCATTTACAGCCCCAGAGTAGGCTCTGACTAGCCCTCCAGTGCCAAGCTTTATCCCGCCAAAGTAACGAACTATCAAGACGCCAACATTTATAAGTTCAGCGCCCCTTAGCGCATTTAGGCTTGGCTGGCCGCTAGTGCCTTTTGGCTCGCCATCGTCACTTTGATTTTCGACAATTTGTCCGTATTTGTTTAGCTCTCTTGTTGCCCAAACTACGTGAACAGCCTTAAAATGCTCCTCTTTTAGGCTCTCATGCAATCTCTTAAACTCACTTATCGGGCATAAAAATGCTAAGAAATTTGACTTTTTTATATCAAGCTGGGCTTTAAAAATCCTGTCAATCGTCTGCAAATTTGCTCTTTTTTAAAAATTTTAAAAATCTTATCAATTTGCTAATTAAAGCCTTGTAAATTCAGACAAATTTATATTATTAAGGAAAAGATAGTAGAATTTTGCAATTTTTCATGAAGGACTAAAATGATACAAACTTGCCTATTTCCAGCGGCTGGATATGGAACGAGGTTTTTGCCAGCTACAAAATCGCTCCCAAAAGAGATGTTGCCAATCCTTACAAAACCGCTCATTCACTA is a genomic window containing:
- a CDS encoding IMPACT family protein; this encodes MQTIDRIFKAQLDIKKSNFLAFLCPISEFKRLHESLKEEHFKAVHVVWATRELNKYGQIVENQSDDGEPKGTSGQPSLNALRGAELINVGVLIVRYFGGIKLGTGGLVRAYSGAVNEVINEAIKDGGVMKFEIKYEIKFFTPFSLMSRFEHYFATKNLSEFEREFNDAGAIWSVNLNEAEFAELFKFCKEFEASEFKFLALALSGKSLFAHQS